The genome window GCTTGGCGTAGAAATTCTCGTAGCCCGACAGGCCCACCATGGCCAGCAGCTCGCGCGCCCGGGCCTCGGCCGGCGCCCGGGCCACACCCTGCTGGCGCAGGCCGTAGGCCACGTTGCCCAGCACCGTCTTCCATGGATAGAGCGCGAACTCCTGGAACACCGGCCCGCGGTCCGGGCCGGGACCGGTGACCGGCCGGCCGTCGATCTCGACCGAGCCCGAGGTCTGCTTGACGAATCCGCCCACGATGTACAGCAGCGTGGACTTGCCGCAGCCCGAAGGACCGAGGATGGAAATGAACTCGCCGTCGCGAAGGTCCAGGGAAATGTCGGACAGCGCGACATGCCGCTCGCCCTTGCCGACGGCGAAGACCTGGGAAACGTGCTTGATGGCAATCATGGAAAGGTTCCAGAGCGCGGCCCCGCCTGCGCGGGGCCTGTCCTTGCATCGGCGCCGGGGGCGCTACTTGATCGGGGCGTGGATGTCGCCGTTCTTGAACGAGGCCACGTCCACTTTCTGCGACATCAGGCCCGCCTGCGTGAAGCTGTCGAGCAGGCTCTGGATGGCCGGGAAGTTGGGGGCCATGCCGGGATCGCGGGCGAAGTCGTTGCCCTTGAGGAGGTAGGTGTCCAGCACGGATACGGGCGCCCGGGTCACTTCGGACACGACCTTCAGCGTCTCGGGACGGTTGGCCAGCACCTTGCCCATGGCGGAGGTCAGGTCACGGATGTAGGCCTTCACCAGCTCGGGGTTCTGGTCCACGAAGTCCTTGCGGCACGCTTCCAGGATGTGCACGAAATTCGGTTGCTGGTCGGCCACCGAGAACAGCTTGCGCAGGCCGCCCTTGGCCTCGGCGCGCGCCGCGAAGGGCTGGTTCAGCACGCCGGCGTCCACGCGGCCCGAACGAATGGCGTCCTCGGACGGCGCGAAGCCGGTCTCGATCAGCTTCACGTCGGTCTTGGGGTCGAGGCCGTTCTTCTCCAGCATCTGCACCAGCGGCGCATAGACGCCCGCCCCCAGCACCGACACGCCGATGCGCTTGCCTTTCAGGTCCTTGACGGACTTGATGGGCGAATCGTCCTTGACGGCCCAGTACACCGAGAAGCTGGTAGGCGTCTCGAACACGTGCTGGGCGATGATCGAGGTCTGCACCTTGGCCTCGATCAGGCCCTGCCCCACGGACAGCGGCGTCTGCGTGCCGCAGTCCACCGCCTTGGCGGCGAAGGCCTGCATGACGGGCGAGGTGCCCTGGAACTGCACCCACTCGATCTTGTACTTCGAACCCAGCTGCGGGAACTCGGCGGGCCGCTTCATCATCCAGTACTTGGCTTCCTCGGCCGGAATCAGCCAACCCACGCGGATCACCTGCTGCGCGGAAGCGGGAACGGACCATGCGGCGATGAGGCCGGTCAGGGCAAGCGCTGCGATTTTCTTCATGAATGACTCCTGGCAGATTGACGATCGGATTTCAGTTCCACGATGCTCGGGGGGTCATCGACTTTCACTGAGCTTGTAGATTTCGAGCGCTTCGGACTCGGGGCCACGCGTGGCGTTGACCAGCCGGAACATCTGCGAGGCGACCGCGGTCATCGGCACCGGCGTGCCGGTCTGGCGGGCCAGTTCGACCACGCTGTCCAGGTCCTTGAGCATCGTATAGGTGTGGCCGATGGGGGGATTATGAATGCCCTGCGCCATGCGCGGCAGGAACAGCTGCAATGGCTTGGAGTCGGCGAAGCCGCCGGCCAGGGCCTGCGGCAGCAGCATCGGGTCGATGCCGGAGTTCGCCGCCAGCCGGGTGGCCTCGGCCAGGATGGCCATCGTGCCGCCGACGATGATCTGGTTGCACAGCTTGGTGGTCTGCCCCGCCCCCAGCGGCCCCATCAGCGTGAAGCGCTGGGCCATTTGCGCCACGTAGGGCCGCACGCGGTCGTAGTCTTCCTGGCTGCCGCCCGCCATGATGGCCAGCGAACCTTCCTCGGCGCCCTTGGTTCCGCCCGACACCGGCGCGTCCATCCAGCGCATGCCGTTGGCGGCGGCCAGCCGGGCCCCGATGTCGCGCGTGGCGGCCGGCGTGATGGACGAGAAATCGACCACCACCTTGCCCTGGCCGGGCACGGATGCCAGCCCGTTCGCGCCGAACACCACGTCCTCGACCGCGGCGGCGTCGGTCAGGCACATGAAGACGATATCGGCCTCGCGCGCCACGTCGGCGGGGCTGGCCGCCACGCGCGCGCCAGCCGCCCGGGCCGGCTCGGCCTTGGCCGCCGACCGGTTCCAGACAGCCAGCTCGCAACCCGCCGCCCGCAACCGCAGCGACATGGGCAGGCCCATCAGGCCCATGCCCAGATATCCCAATCGTGCCGTACTACTCATGATGCTTCCTTTTCTTCGAATGCCGTGTCGGTTCAAGCGGAGGGGGCCGCCGGTTCGGGCCACTGCGCGCCGCCGTCATGGGTGACGGCGCCGGTGTCGGCCTGTCCCACGGTCTTGGCGTACTTGGACAGCAGTCCCGCCTTGTGGTTGGGCGCCGGCGGCTGCCAGGCGGCGCGGCGGCGCGCCAGCTCGGCGTCGTCCACCAGCAGTTCCAGGGTGCGCGCGTCGCCATCGACGCGGATGCGGTCGCCGTCGCGCACCAGCGCCAGGGTGCCGCCCGCGGCCGCCTCGGGCGCGATGTGCCCGACGCAGATGCCGCGCGTGGCGCCCGAGAACCGGCCGTCAGTCAGCAGGGCCACCTTCTCGCCCATCTGCTGGCCGTAGATCAGCGCCGTCACGCCCAGCATCTCGCGCATGCCGGGGCCGCCGGCCGGGCCCTCGTAGCGGATGATGAGCACGTCGCCCTCGGCGTAGCGCCGCTGGCTGACGGCCTCGGCGCAGGCGTCCTCACCGTCGAAGACGCGCGCGGGGCCCTCGTGCACGCGCTTGGCCAGGCCCGCGACCTTCAGCAGCGCGCCGCTGGGCGCGAGGTTGCCCTTGAGTACCGCCAGGCCGCCGTCGACCAGGATGGGCTGGTCGGCCCGGCGCACGACCTTCTCGTCGGGCGCCGGCGCCGCGCCATGCTCCTCGGCCAGCGTGCGGCCGGTCACGGTGATGCAGCTGCCGTCGATGTGCCCGCTGCGTATCAGCTCGCGTATCAGCACCGACACGCCGCCGATGTCGTAGACGTCCTTGGCCACGTACTTGCCGCCTGGCCGCAGGTCGCCGATGAGCGGCGTGCGCGCGAATACCGCCGCCACGTCGTCCACGTCGAAGGCGATGCCGGCCTCGTTGGCGATCGCGGGGATGTGCAGGGCCGCGTTGGTCGAGCCGCCGGTGGCCGCCACCAGC of Pigmentiphaga sp. H8 contains these proteins:
- a CDS encoding ABC transporter ATP-binding protein; translated protein: MIAIKHVSQVFAVGKGERHVALSDISLDLRDGEFISILGPSGCGKSTLLYIVGGFVKQTSGSVEIDGRPVTGPGPDRGPVFQEFALYPWKTVLGNVAYGLRQQGVARAPAEARARELLAMVGLSGYENFYAKQLSGGMKQRVAIARTLAYNPAVLLMDEPFGALDAHTRNRLQNDLLKIWERDRKSVLFVTHSVEEAVYLSDRVVVLTKSPGRIKEIVDIDLPRPRVRAELLLNPRYQQYVIDIEAMIDNQPEQEEAA
- a CDS encoding ABC transporter substrate-binding protein; this encodes MKKIAALALTGLIAAWSVPASAQQVIRVGWLIPAEEAKYWMMKRPAEFPQLGSKYKIEWVQFQGTSPVMQAFAAKAVDCGTQTPLSVGQGLIEAKVQTSIIAQHVFETPTSFSVYWAVKDDSPIKSVKDLKGKRIGVSVLGAGVYAPLVQMLEKNGLDPKTDVKLIETGFAPSEDAIRSGRVDAGVLNQPFAARAEAKGGLRKLFSVADQQPNFVHILEACRKDFVDQNPELVKAYIRDLTSAMGKVLANRPETLKVVSEVTRAPVSVLDTYLLKGNDFARDPGMAPNFPAIQSLLDSFTQAGLMSQKVDVASFKNGDIHAPIK
- a CDS encoding NAD(P)-dependent oxidoreductase, yielding MSSTARLGYLGMGLMGLPMSLRLRAAGCELAVWNRSAAKAEPARAAGARVAASPADVAREADIVFMCLTDAAAVEDVVFGANGLASVPGQGKVVVDFSSITPAATRDIGARLAAANGMRWMDAPVSGGTKGAEEGSLAIMAGGSQEDYDRVRPYVAQMAQRFTLMGPLGAGQTTKLCNQIIVGGTMAILAEATRLAANSGIDPMLLPQALAGGFADSKPLQLFLPRMAQGIHNPPIGHTYTMLKDLDSVVELARQTGTPVPMTAVASQMFRLVNATRGPESEALEIYKLSESR
- the ilvD gene encoding dihydroxy-acid dehydratase, which translates into the protein MKTKRLRSDITREGLDRTPHRAFMRATGLDDEDIAKPMVGIVSMRGDLSPCNMTHAPQVEAARMGVASAGGTPREFSTISVSDGIGMNHEGMKFSLVSRELIADSIEAVVHGHAHDGLVAFGGCDKTLPGAMMGLVRCNVPGVFVYGGSALPGRFEGRDITVLDAYEAVGAAQTGKMTEEKVMMLERACKPTIGACAGQFTANTMAMVAEALGLTVPNSAMVPGVYSERLDIARRAGQIVMKLIENGGPLPRDIVTRKALENACALVAATGGSTNAALHIPAIANEAGIAFDVDDVAAVFARTPLIGDLRPGGKYVAKDVYDIGGVSVLIRELIRSGHIDGSCITVTGRTLAEEHGAAPAPDEKVVRRADQPILVDGGLAVLKGNLAPSGALLKVAGLAKRVHEGPARVFDGEDACAEAVSQRRYAEGDVLIIRYEGPAGGPGMREMLGVTALIYGQQMGEKVALLTDGRFSGATRGICVGHIAPEAAAGGTLALVRDGDRIRVDGDARTLELLVDDAELARRRAAWQPPAPNHKAGLLSKYAKTVGQADTGAVTHDGGAQWPEPAAPSA